Proteins encoded within one genomic window of Brassica rapa cultivar Chiifu-401-42 chromosome A09, CAAS_Brap_v3.01, whole genome shotgun sequence:
- the LOC103839095 gene encoding uncharacterized protein LOC103839095: MQSNLLSHGEEQKNGEGKRKRLKISLAHFDNSALIRTYSKTLIGRCMNPVEQQMSALFTNLPKIWKLEERVTGSDLGFGKFQFDFKTEEELEAVLRQQPFHFDYWMLALARWQPKQLKDFPSEIPFWIRVVGLPLEFRTVPTLESIGGALGRVLDVDVTQNRVQVVVDAFKELCFETTIDFKGGEFYEEEEVAVSLRYEKLFGFCELCGSLCHKEELCPLDEKNTKAGSERRRENREGNGGWTDGAKHEERARSYKGVVINGNKGQQNRDRDRREFHGKGKGKMMEAPDSKWVKVPERGNRGPSHHYGNHRGNGEGSRVKTTYREDVSVVGSGAQVMTSRTYPTQPREDQGQQTVPQVTSEEGEITRNGDATAALPSVEFQMELSKTQAEGSEVVAEAREEERGLLTVQGMREQQDDTFEDIEMELDAINVAMLESGIDLETEEEFQTLSEEELEQASEAQAENVLIQDEEQPVAGDAYITKELGTGELATRQSHRKRLFKANSSIAGSSKMRMASALLSPRKKGVAKVGTRHGDNTKPPENKGPSIPKPVNLKF; encoded by the coding sequence ATGCAGAGTAACTTGTTGAGCCACGGTGAGGAGCAGAAGAACGGTGAGGGTAAGCGTAAGAGATTGAAAATCTCCTTGGCGCATTTTGACAACTCTGCTCTCATCAGGACCTATTCCAAAACCCTGATTGGAAGGTGTATGAACCCCGTGGAGCAACAGATGAGTGCATTGTTCACAAATCTACCAAAGATTTGGAAATTGGAGGAAAGGGTTACGGGCAGTGACTTGGGCTTTGGCAAGTTCCAGTTCGACTTCAAGACGGAGGAGGAACTTGAAGCGGTGTTGAGGCAGCAGCCTTTTCATTTTGACTACTGGATGCTGGCATTGGCGAGGTGGCAACCAAAGCAACTCAAGGATTTTCCTTCAGAGATCCCATTTTGGATCAGAGTTGTTGGTCTCCCGCTTGAATTTAGGACCGTTCCTACATTAGAGAGCATTGGTGGAGCTTTGGGGAGAGTGTTGGATGTAGATGTGACCCAAAACCGAGTTCAAGTTGTGGTCGACGCTTTCAAAGAACTATGCTTTGAAACGACTATAGATTTCAAAGGTGGAGAATTTTACGAGGAGGAGGAAGTGGCAGTATCTCTGCGCTACGAGAAGCTCTTCGGTTTTTGCGAACTCTGTGGGAGTCTATGTCACAAGGAGGAGCTATGTCCTCTTGATGAGAAGAACACAAAGGCGGGCTCAGAAAGAAGGAGGGAGAACAGAGAAGGGAATGGGGGATGGACTGATGGTGCAAAACATGAGGAGCGAGCTCGTAGCTACAAGGGTGTGGTCATTAATGGTAACAAGGGCCAACAGAACAGAGACAGAGACCGTAGGGAGTTTCATGGGAAGGGTAAGGGTAAAATGATGGAGGCACCAGACTCTAAGTGGGTTAAGGTTCCAGAGCGAGGCAACAGGGGACCTTCTCATCATTATGGAAACCACAGAGGTAACGGGGAGGGTTCAAGGGTCAAAACTACATATAGAGAAGATGTTTCAGTGGTGGGCTCTGGAGCTCAAGTGATGACGTCTAGGACATATCCAACGCAACCAAGAGAGGACCAGGGGCAGCAAACTGTACCTCAGGTAACAAGTGAAGAGGGCGAGATTACGCGAAATGGGGATGCTACTGCAGCTCTACCGTCTGTAGAGTTTCAAATGGAACTATCTAAGACGCAGGCGGAAGGGTCGGAGGTGGTAGCGGAGGCTAGGGAGGAGGAGAGGGGTCTACTTACAGTGCAAGGAATGAGGGAGCAACAAGATGATACGTTTGAAGATATTGAGATGGAACTGGATGCTATTAATGTAGCTATGTTGGAGAGTGGCATCGACTTGGAGACAGAGGAAGAGTTTCAAACTCTTTCTGAAGAGGAGCTTGAGCAAGCTTCTGAGGCTCAGGCAGAGAATGTTCTCATTCAGGATGAGGAACAACCGGTGGCTGGTGATGCGTACATCACTAAGGAGTTGGGGACAGGGGAATTGGCGACGAGACAGAGTCACCGTAAGAGGTTATTCAAGGCCAACAGCAGCATTGCGGGTAGTTCTAAAATGAGAATGGCGTCGGCGCTTCTCTCACCAAGGAAGAAAGGTGTAGCTAAGGTTGGGACTCGTCATGGAGACAATACCAAACCACCGGAGAACAAGGGACCTTCAATCCCGAAGCCGgttaacttaaaattttaa